From one Pieris brassicae chromosome 5, ilPieBrab1.1, whole genome shotgun sequence genomic stretch:
- the LOC123710364 gene encoding trypsin, alkaline A-like isoform X1 yields the protein MKVLFILSVFIITTCDGKSTSLTSRIGGGSVGDIGNYPFATSLLRQQGEVFRHQCGGTIISNNAILTAASCFFTGSTVDDAFLWRARVGSSYSNRLGLIHIIRRITTHPDFQQITRVNDVAVVRPTIPLTYGETVQAAYIAGGAYSLPTAEAVQAIGWGVPSTNGVISSDLRETTIWVTDFATCVSRYSELNFTVTDNMLCAGWLGVGIRGQCEGDTGSPLLHNNVVVGVFSYSEGCASLRYPGVNTKVASYSRWIEDAAVAAL from the exons CCAGCCTCACTAGTCGGATTGGAGGCGGATCTGTGGGTGACATTGGGAATTATCCATTTGCTACATCGTTGCTACGACAGCAAGGTGAAGTCTTTCGACACCAATGCGGTGGCACCATCATAAGTAACAACGCTATTTTAACAGCTGCTTCATGCTTCTTTACTGGCAGCAC AGTGGATGATGCATTTTTATGGCGCGCAAGAGTAGGCTCGTCATACTCCAACCGTCTAGGCCTCATTCACATCATAAGACGTATCACAACGCACCCAGACTTCCAGCAGATCACGAGGGTGAATGATGTAGCAGTTGTTCGGCCCACCATACCTTTGACCTATGGGGAAACTGTTCAAGCTGCTTATATAGCTGGAGGGGCGTATAGTTTGCCCACAGCGGAAGCTGTGCAAGCTATTGGCTGGGGAGTTCCATCT ACCAATGGCGTCATCTCGTCAGATCTCCGTGAAACAACTATTTGGGTGACCGACTTCGCCACCTGCGTTAGCCGGTACAGCGAGCTTAACTTCACGGTCACTGACAATATGCTGTGCGCTGGATGGCTTGGTGTTGGTATTCGGGGTCAGTGTGAG GGAGATACGGGTAGCCCCCTCCTCCATAACAACGTAGTGGTTGGAGTGTTTTCTTACAGCGAAGGTTGTGCTTCTCTCCGATATCCAGGAGTCAATACTAAAGTAGCGTCCTACTCACGTTGGATTGAAGATGCAGCTGTTGCtgctttgtaa
- the LOC123710364 gene encoding trypsin, alkaline A-like isoform X2 — translation MKVLFILSVFIITTCDASLTSRIGGGSVGDIGNYPFATSLLRQQGEVFRHQCGGTIISNNAILTAASCFFTGSTVDDAFLWRARVGSSYSNRLGLIHIIRRITTHPDFQQITRVNDVAVVRPTIPLTYGETVQAAYIAGGAYSLPTAEAVQAIGWGVPSTNGVISSDLRETTIWVTDFATCVSRYSELNFTVTDNMLCAGWLGVGIRGQCEGDTGSPLLHNNVVVGVFSYSEGCASLRYPGVNTKVASYSRWIEDAAVAAL, via the exons CCAGCCTCACTAGTCGGATTGGAGGCGGATCTGTGGGTGACATTGGGAATTATCCATTTGCTACATCGTTGCTACGACAGCAAGGTGAAGTCTTTCGACACCAATGCGGTGGCACCATCATAAGTAACAACGCTATTTTAACAGCTGCTTCATGCTTCTTTACTGGCAGCAC AGTGGATGATGCATTTTTATGGCGCGCAAGAGTAGGCTCGTCATACTCCAACCGTCTAGGCCTCATTCACATCATAAGACGTATCACAACGCACCCAGACTTCCAGCAGATCACGAGGGTGAATGATGTAGCAGTTGTTCGGCCCACCATACCTTTGACCTATGGGGAAACTGTTCAAGCTGCTTATATAGCTGGAGGGGCGTATAGTTTGCCCACAGCGGAAGCTGTGCAAGCTATTGGCTGGGGAGTTCCATCT ACCAATGGCGTCATCTCGTCAGATCTCCGTGAAACAACTATTTGGGTGACCGACTTCGCCACCTGCGTTAGCCGGTACAGCGAGCTTAACTTCACGGTCACTGACAATATGCTGTGCGCTGGATGGCTTGGTGTTGGTATTCGGGGTCAGTGTGAG GGAGATACGGGTAGCCCCCTCCTCCATAACAACGTAGTGGTTGGAGTGTTTTCTTACAGCGAAGGTTGTGCTTCTCTCCGATATCCAGGAGTCAATACTAAAGTAGCGTCCTACTCACGTTGGATTGAAGATGCAGCTGTTGCtgctttgtaa